In Clarias gariepinus isolate MV-2021 ecotype Netherlands chromosome 1, CGAR_prim_01v2, whole genome shotgun sequence, one DNA window encodes the following:
- the LOC128519339 gene encoding C-C motif chemokine 4 homolog yields the protein MSSYSLLMVLLVLTCLQSFTMTQSAKEPEVCCFNFQEKKIPLHRITKYRDTRHGCTEAGVIFIMKNGRRLCANPRVQWVKEHMDKIDQRVHKTSN from the exons ATGTCCTCTTATTCTCTCCTGATGGTTCTGCTGGTTCTCACCTGCCTTCAGTCCTTCACAATGACCCAGA GTGCAAAGGAACCAGAAGTATGCTGTTTTAATTTCCAGGAGAAGAAAATCCCTCTACATCGTATTACTAAGTACAGAGACACCCGGCATGGTTGTACAGAAGCTGGAGTCAT TTTTATCATGAAGAACGGGCGTCGCCTGTGTGCAAATCCCAGAGTTCAGTGGGTGAAGGAACACATGGATAAAATTGACCAGCGTGTTCATAAAACCTCAAACTAA